Proteins from a genomic interval of Ferrovibrio terrae:
- a CDS encoding TRAP transporter large permease translates to MTDPQVGILMLVVFLFVIGFGFPIAFTLMAIGVGFGYYAMGNHIFELFVQRTFSVMANDVLISVPLFLFMGYIVERANILDRLFLSIELAAKNLPGSLAIATLLTCALFATATGIVGAVVTLMSLLALPAMLRAGYDPKLAAGVVCAGGCLGILIPPSVLLILYGATAGVSVVKLYAGAFLPGLMLAGLYVSYVVFRAIANPALAPKPPKEILDVPLPKVLWALATSFLPLAALIFTVLGAILFGLATPTEAAAVGAAGAIVLAIAYRSFSFAKLTESVYLTARSAAMVCWLFVGSATFSAVFAYLNGHEVVRQLIDYLDLSGTQFMILAQFIIFLLGWPLEWTEIIIIFVPIFLPLLQHYGVDPLFFGILVALNLQTSFLTPPVAMAAFYCKGVAPKSLSIEDIFKGIYPFVGMVLVAMVLLYVFPEIALWLPEQLYGGGGETPAGALESGGQGGGTTLFEPDAESASEGEVPAPAD, encoded by the coding sequence ATGACTGATCCCCAGGTTGGCATCCTGATGCTGGTGGTGTTCCTGTTCGTCATCGGTTTCGGGTTCCCCATCGCCTTCACCCTCATGGCCATCGGCGTTGGCTTCGGCTACTACGCCATGGGCAACCACATCTTTGAACTCTTCGTGCAGCGCACCTTCAGTGTCATGGCCAATGACGTACTGATCTCGGTGCCGCTGTTCCTGTTCATGGGCTACATCGTCGAGCGCGCCAATATCCTCGACCGATTGTTCCTGAGTATCGAACTGGCGGCGAAAAACCTGCCCGGCTCGCTGGCGATCGCCACGCTGCTGACCTGCGCGCTGTTCGCCACGGCCACCGGCATCGTCGGTGCGGTGGTAACGCTGATGAGCCTGCTGGCTTTGCCAGCCATGCTGCGCGCCGGCTACGATCCGAAACTGGCGGCCGGTGTGGTCTGCGCCGGCGGCTGTCTCGGCATCCTGATCCCGCCCAGCGTGCTGCTGATTCTCTACGGCGCCACGGCCGGCGTGTCGGTGGTCAAGCTTTATGCCGGCGCCTTCCTGCCCGGCCTGATGCTGGCCGGCCTGTATGTCTCATATGTGGTCTTCCGCGCCATCGCCAATCCGGCACTGGCGCCCAAGCCGCCGAAGGAAATCCTGGATGTACCGCTGCCAAAGGTGCTCTGGGCGCTGGCTACGTCCTTCCTGCCGCTGGCGGCACTGATCTTCACCGTGCTGGGCGCCATCCTGTTCGGTCTGGCGACGCCGACCGAAGCCGCAGCCGTGGGTGCGGCCGGTGCTATCGTGCTGGCGATTGCCTATCGCAGCTTCAGCTTCGCCAAGCTGACCGAATCGGTCTACCTGACCGCGCGGTCGGCGGCGATGGTTTGCTGGCTGTTTGTCGGCTCGGCCACCTTCTCGGCGGTGTTTGCCTATCTCAATGGCCATGAAGTGGTGCGCCAGCTGATCGACTATCTCGATCTGTCCGGCACGCAGTTCATGATCCTGGCCCAGTTCATCATCTTCCTGCTGGGCTGGCCGCTGGAATGGACCGAGATCATCATCATCTTCGTGCCGATCTTCCTGCCGCTGCTGCAGCATTACGGCGTCGATCCGCTGTTCTTCGGCATCCTGGTGGCACTGAACCTGCAGACGTCGTTCCTCACCCCACCGGTGGCGATGGCGGCCTTCTACTGCAAGGGCGTGGCGCCAAAATCGCTGTCGATCGAGGATATTTTCAAGGGCATCTATCCCTTCGTCGGCATGGTGCTGGTGGCGATGGTGCTGCTGTATGTCTTCCCCGAGATCGCACTCTGGCTGCCTGAGCAACTATACGGCGGTGGCGGTGAAACGCCGGCCGGTGCCCTGGAGAGTGGCGGCCAAGGCGGCGGCACCACGCTGTTCGAGCCGGATGCCGAGAGCGCCAGCGAGGGCGAGGTGCCGGCGCCGGCCGACTGA
- a CDS encoding TRAP transporter small permease subunit: MDNRLVFWIDTINTWLGKAFGWCILLLTAATSYEVFARYVLGAPTEWAFDAAYILYGTLFMMAGAYTLARNGHVRGDWIYRSWKPSTQAKSDLVLYFLFFFPGIVTMFYVGWDYAAYSWSVKERSLFTPAGPIIYPFKTIIPIAGAMLIAQGIAEVLRCIYCIKHGNWPPRLGDVEELEQVLQKQYSTEGANGEKA, encoded by the coding sequence ATGGATAATCGTCTGGTTTTCTGGATCGACACGATCAACACCTGGCTCGGCAAGGCCTTCGGCTGGTGCATTCTGCTGCTGACGGCAGCCACGAGTTACGAGGTCTTCGCCCGCTATGTGCTGGGCGCCCCGACCGAGTGGGCGTTCGACGCCGCCTATATCCTCTATGGCACTCTGTTCATGATGGCCGGCGCCTATACGCTGGCGCGCAACGGTCATGTGCGCGGTGACTGGATCTACCGCAGCTGGAAGCCGAGCACGCAGGCCAAGTCGGACCTGGTTCTGTATTTCCTGTTCTTCTTCCCCGGCATCGTCACGATGTTCTATGTCGGCTGGGATTATGCCGCCTATTCCTGGTCGGTGAAGGAACGCAGCCTGTTCACGCCGGCCGGCCCGATCATCTATCCGTTCAAGACCATCATCCCGATTGCCGGCGCCATGCTGATCGCGCAGGGCATCGCCGAGGTCTTGCGCTGTATCTATTGCATCAAACATGGGAACTGGCCGCCACGGCTGGGCGACGTCGAGGAGCTGGAGCAGGTGTTGCAGAAGCAGTACAGCACCGAAGGTGCTAACGGGGAGAAGGCGTGA
- a CDS encoding TRAP transporter substrate-binding protein — protein sequence MTERKDTPIASKTSGRRQFLRGAGVAGAAAVATVAMPQVSRAQTVTLKYQSTWPTKDIFHEMATDFATRVNELSGGRLKLDVLAAGSVVPAFGMQDAVHSGVLDAGHGVSAYWYGKHKAFSLFGTVPPFGWDANGVMAWMNYGGGYKFYNELMHDILKLNLVGFMSGPMPAQPLGWFKKEIKTADDLKGMKYRTVGLSADVFKEMGAAVTIVAGGEIVPAMDRGLLDGAEFNNPSSDRVLGFPDVSKVYMLQSYHQAAEMFEILFNKTKYDALPAEQKQILKYAAEASSADMSWKALDRYSKDLAEMQAKDKVRVFRTPRAVQEAQLKAWDVVLKAQNEEAFFAKVIKSQQDWVRRTVRYELLNNPSKEMAYNHFFNRKG from the coding sequence ATGACCGAGCGTAAAGACACCCCCATTGCGTCCAAGACGTCCGGGCGTCGCCAGTTCCTGCGCGGGGCCGGCGTTGCCGGTGCCGCTGCCGTTGCCACCGTGGCGATGCCGCAGGTGTCGCGCGCCCAGACGGTGACCCTGAAGTATCAGTCGACCTGGCCGACCAAGGACATCTTCCACGAGATGGCCACCGACTTCGCCACCCGCGTCAACGAGCTGTCGGGCGGCCGCCTGAAGCTCGATGTGCTGGCCGCCGGTTCGGTGGTGCCCGCCTTCGGCATGCAGGATGCCGTGCATAGCGGCGTGCTGGATGCCGGCCATGGCGTGTCGGCCTACTGGTATGGCAAGCACAAGGCCTTTTCGCTGTTCGGCACTGTGCCGCCGTTCGGCTGGGACGCCAACGGCGTGATGGCCTGGATGAACTACGGTGGCGGCTACAAGTTCTACAACGAGCTGATGCACGACATCCTGAAGCTCAACCTGGTCGGCTTCATGTCGGGTCCGATGCCGGCTCAGCCGCTCGGCTGGTTCAAGAAGGAAATCAAGACAGCTGACGACCTGAAGGGCATGAAGTACCGCACGGTCGGTCTTTCGGCCGATGTGTTCAAGGAAATGGGCGCAGCCGTCACCATCGTGGCCGGCGGTGAAATCGTTCCGGCGATGGATCGTGGCCTGCTGGACGGCGCGGAATTCAACAACCCGTCGTCCGACCGCGTGCTGGGCTTCCCGGACGTTTCGAAGGTCTACATGCTGCAGAGCTATCACCAGGCAGCCGAGATGTTCGAAATCCTGTTCAACAAGACCAAGTATGATGCCCTGCCGGCCGAGCAGAAGCAGATCCTGAAATACGCTGCCGAGGCGTCTTCCGCCGACATGTCGTGGAAAGCGCTCGACCGCTATTCGAAGGATCTGGCCGAGATGCAGGCCAAGGACAAGGTCCGCGTCTTCCGCACGCCGCGCGCGGTGCAGGAAGCGCAGCTGAAGGCCTGGGACGTGGTGCTGAAGGCGCAGAACGAGGAAGCCTTCTTCGCGAAGGTCATCAAGTCGCAACAGGACTGGGTGCGCCGTACGGTGCGCTACGAACTGCTGAACAACCCGAGCAAGGAAATGGCCTACAACCATTTCTTCAATCGCAAGGGCTAA
- a CDS encoding class II aldolase/adducin family protein: protein MTPPAAALKPNALKSGADIRTQVSAEEWQVRTDLAAAYRLVAHYDWDDLIFTHISARVPGPDEHFLINPYGWMFHEITASSLVKVDLEGNIVSPTDNIINPAGFTIHSAIHAARHDVGCVIHLHTSDGIAVSAQADGLLPLSQTAMIALSMLSYHEYEGIALNLDERERLVADLGMNNLMILRQHGTLACGKTVASAFLNIHLLERACQAQIKTLAGGTKLHPTPVGVPELVKAQVRGSKIDVSGLAWGGLLRMLDAKDASYKS, encoded by the coding sequence ATGACACCGCCCGCCGCTGCGCTCAAGCCCAATGCGCTTAAGTCTGGGGCCGATATCCGCACACAGGTGAGTGCCGAAGAATGGCAGGTCCGCACCGACCTGGCCGCAGCCTATCGCCTGGTGGCACATTACGACTGGGATGACCTGATTTTCACGCATATTTCCGCCCGCGTGCCGGGACCGGACGAGCATTTCCTGATCAATCCCTATGGCTGGATGTTCCACGAGATCACTGCTTCGTCGCTGGTGAAGGTAGACCTTGAGGGTAATATCGTCTCGCCCACCGACAACATCATCAATCCGGCCGGCTTCACCATCCATTCCGCCATCCATGCGGCGCGCCACGATGTCGGCTGCGTGATTCATTTGCATACAAGCGATGGCATCGCCGTTTCGGCCCAGGCCGACGGGCTGCTGCCCTTGAGCCAGACCGCGATGATCGCGCTGAGCATGCTGAGCTACCACGAATACGAAGGCATCGCGCTCAATCTGGACGAGCGCGAGCGGCTGGTCGCCGATCTCGGCATGAACAACCTGATGATCCTGCGCCAGCATGGCACGCTGGCCTGCGGCAAAACCGTCGCCTCGGCCTTCCTCAATATCCATCTGCTCGAGCGCGCCTGTCAGGCGCAGATCAAGACGCTGGCCGGCGGCACGAAACTGCACCCCACGCCGGTCGGCGTGCCGGAACTGGTGAAGGCGCAGGTGCGCGGCTCGAAGATTGATGTCAGCGGACTGGCCTGGGGCGGCCTGCTGCGCATGCTGGATGCGAAGGACGCGTCTTATAAGTCCTGA
- a CDS encoding aminotransferase class V-fold PLP-dependent enzyme — protein MTILDLKRQFSRFLTSEPDRLHFAAHSHSCWPDASQAGQQQAWEDAAKLIDGKWGHVLGAVLPGAQGHVARQLNLPDPESVVFAPNTHELVTRLLSCFPAGQPIRLLTSDSEFHSFARQVARMEEDGLVQATRIPVAPFDTFAARFAAAAKAGGFDLIFVSQVFFNSGFAVEDFSGIAAAAGEAMLAVDGYHAFMARPVDWSRLASRAFYIAGGYKYAMAGEGAAFMHCPPGWGERPRNTGWYAAFGALSAAQDSRTAYAETGWRFMGSTFDPSGLYRFNAVQDWLERDGVTVAMIHAHVRALQDRFTAALPVGPLTAAQLVVPQDQPRGNFLTFELENAAVVQQRLAARKVVTDYRGTRLRIGFGLYHTAADVDALLERIQDL, from the coding sequence ATGACGATCCTCGATCTGAAACGGCAGTTCTCGCGTTTTCTCACCAGTGAGCCTGACCGGCTGCATTTTGCCGCGCACAGCCATTCCTGCTGGCCCGATGCCAGCCAGGCCGGGCAGCAGCAGGCCTGGGAAGACGCCGCAAAGCTGATCGACGGCAAATGGGGGCATGTGCTGGGTGCGGTGCTGCCCGGGGCGCAGGGCCATGTCGCGCGGCAGCTCAATCTGCCCGATCCGGAAAGCGTGGTCTTCGCGCCCAACACGCATGAACTGGTGACGCGGCTGCTGTCCTGCTTTCCGGCCGGCCAGCCGATCCGGCTGCTGACCAGCGACAGCGAATTCCATTCCTTCGCGCGGCAGGTTGCGCGCATGGAGGAAGACGGCCTGGTGCAGGCGACGCGGATTCCGGTCGCGCCCTTCGATACATTCGCGGCGCGCTTTGCCGCGGCTGCCAAAGCTGGCGGTTTCGACCTGATCTTTGTCAGTCAGGTCTTTTTCAATTCCGGTTTCGCCGTGGAGGATTTCAGCGGGATCGCAGCTGCGGCCGGCGAAGCCATGCTGGCGGTCGATGGCTATCACGCCTTCATGGCGCGGCCGGTCGACTGGTCGAGGCTGGCGTCGCGCGCCTTCTACATTGCCGGCGGCTACAAATACGCCATGGCAGGCGAGGGGGCGGCCTTCATGCATTGCCCGCCGGGCTGGGGCGAGCGGCCGCGCAATACCGGCTGGTATGCCGCTTTCGGCGCGCTGTCGGCGGCGCAGGACAGCCGCACGGCCTATGCCGAGACCGGCTGGCGCTTCATGGGCTCGACCTTCGATCCGTCCGGGCTGTATCGCTTCAACGCGGTGCAGGACTGGCTGGAGCGCGACGGCGTGACCGTGGCGATGATTCATGCGCATGTGCGCGCCCTGCAGGATCGCTTCACGGCGGCATTGCCGGTGGGTCCGCTGACAGCCGCGCAGCTGGTGGTGCCGCAGGATCAGCCGCGCGGCAACTTCCTCACCTTCGAGCTTGAGAATGCCGCAGTCGTGCAGCAGCGGCTGGCGGCGCGGAAGGTCGTGACCGATTATCGCGGCACGCGCCTGCGCATCGGCTTCGGCCTGTATCACACTGCCGCAGATGTCGATGCGCTGCTGGAGCGCATTCAGGACTTATAA
- the kynA gene encoding tryptophan 2,3-dioxygenase, whose amino-acid sequence MTTDGIQTDFSDRMSYGDYLRLDTLLSAQQPLSGEQDELLFITIHQVQELWMKLLNSELDMAIRHIRADELGPSFKCLSRVSRIQVQLIQAWDVLSTMTPADYLRFRPSLGSSSGFQSWQYRQIEFKLGAKNPLMLKPHKHRPDIYEPLEAAFNAPSLYDEALRLLARRGLPVPADILQRDVTAPHQADSRVEDVWGLIYRESETHFDLYELAEELVDVEDSFQQWRFRHMKTVERIIGMRQGTGGSAGVAYLRQALERSFFPELWSVRTKL is encoded by the coding sequence ATGACGACCGACGGCATCCAGACCGATTTCTCCGACCGCATGAGCTATGGCGATTATCTGCGGCTCGACACCCTGCTGTCGGCGCAGCAGCCGCTGTCGGGCGAGCAGGACGAGCTGCTGTTCATCACCATCCACCAGGTCCAGGAATTGTGGATGAAGCTGCTGAACAGCGAACTCGATATGGCGATCCGCCATATCCGGGCCGATGAGCTGGGCCCCAGCTTCAAATGCCTGTCGCGCGTGTCGCGCATCCAGGTCCAGCTGATCCAGGCCTGGGATGTGCTGAGCACCATGACGCCGGCGGATTACCTGCGCTTCCGCCCCTCGCTGGGGTCGTCGTCGGGTTTCCAGTCCTGGCAGTATCGCCAGATCGAATTCAAGCTCGGTGCCAAGAACCCGCTGATGCTGAAACCGCACAAACACCGCCCCGACATCTACGAACCGCTGGAGGCCGCCTTCAACGCGCCGAGCCTGTATGACGAGGCCCTGCGCCTGCTGGCGCGTCGCGGCCTGCCCGTCCCGGCCGATATCCTGCAACGCGACGTAACGGCGCCGCACCAGGCCGACAGCCGCGTGGAAGACGTCTGGGGGCTGATCTATCGCGAGTCCGAAACCCATTTCGATCTCTACGAACTGGCCGAGGAACTGGTCGATGTGGAAGACAGCTTCCAGCAGTGGCGCTTCCGCCACATGAAGACGGTGGAACGCATTATCGGCATGCGGCAGGGCACCGGCGGCAGCGCCGGCGTGGCCTACCTGCGGCAGGCGCTGGAACGCAGTTTCTTCCCGGAATTGTGGTCAGTGCGGACCAAGCTCTAA
- a CDS encoding AEC family transporter, whose protein sequence is MGTLLNVSLPFFGLIFIGYAAGWTRIITAQAYLGLNAFVIWFALPAMLFIKMAQAPVFEAFDWKFVAAYSGGGLIAYAFTVGLSRLLFAINWGERAVQGMSSSFGNVGFMGLPILVTLFGDAAVLPAVLIIVFDHVLLIPLTTALIEGSNGGNASLPAIFKRVAIGMSRNPLIISTFAGLLWGLTGLNLLTPVETLLNLLANASAPCALFALGLTLVGRPISEGLEQVSLAAIGKLAIHPLVVWMLAAYVLKLDAFLTAVAVIQASMPTAANVYILATQQNTYVQRASSTILVTTVIATITVSAFMVLFTAY, encoded by the coding sequence ATGGGAACGCTGCTCAACGTCTCGCTGCCATTCTTCGGGCTGATCTTTATCGGCTATGCCGCCGGCTGGACCCGCATCATCACGGCGCAGGCCTATCTTGGCCTGAATGCCTTCGTGATCTGGTTCGCCCTGCCGGCCATGCTGTTCATCAAGATGGCGCAGGCGCCGGTGTTCGAGGCCTTCGACTGGAAATTCGTCGCCGCCTACAGCGGCGGCGGCCTGATTGCCTATGCCTTCACGGTGGGGCTCAGCCGCCTGCTGTTCGCCATCAACTGGGGCGAACGCGCCGTGCAGGGCATGTCCTCCAGCTTCGGCAATGTCGGCTTCATGGGGCTACCGATTCTGGTGACCCTGTTCGGCGATGCCGCCGTGCTGCCGGCCGTGCTGATCATCGTGTTCGACCATGTGCTGCTGATTCCGCTGACCACGGCACTGATCGAAGGCTCGAATGGCGGCAATGCGTCGCTGCCGGCAATCTTCAAGCGCGTCGCCATCGGCATGTCGCGCAATCCGCTGATCATCTCGACCTTTGCCGGCCTGCTCTGGGGCCTGACGGGCCTGAACCTGCTCACGCCGGTGGAAACCCTGCTCAACCTGCTGGCCAATGCCTCGGCGCCCTGCGCCCTGTTCGCACTCGGCCTCACGCTGGTCGGAAGACCGATTTCAGAGGGCCTGGAGCAGGTGTCGCTGGCCGCTATCGGCAAGCTGGCGATTCATCCGCTCGTGGTCTGGATGCTGGCGGCCTATGTGCTGAAGCTGGATGCTTTCCTCACGGCGGTGGCGGTGATCCAGGCCTCGATGCCGACCGCGGCGAATGTCTACATCCTCGCCACGCAGCAGAACACCTATGTGCAGCGGGCGTCCTCGACGATCCTGGTGACCACCGTGATCGCCACCATCACGGTGTCGGCGTTCATGGTGCTGTTCACGGCGTATTAG
- a CDS encoding thioesterase family protein, producing the protein MSNFRETFRGSVAAWECDQYGHMNVQFYTARISDAAASVMLAANFGQKAFKELKLGIAAVNAETRFVSELHAGDLIRMESGVTLAEGKKIKFHHRVYNAETGALCMQADVLALCFDLVQRKSVPLPADLEEGFKTVRVDAAAPAQQVAIPPVEDGFVPTGRSPVQPWECDRMGHLNVQFYLSRFAEAEKQLLLALGYGPTRRQADKVAVRPLKHRIQFKRENHEGAVLRARSGIREVAADRLFLYHELYEAETNTLSATCEAEVILDRLDGTGPLALPADVCTAADALAVLLKAPPPPAPHGGVPVPDAPVAGMYETARGGVDRWEAEETGRMATRFYMGCFSQAAGNMLAGGDLTADKMREHNIGSAALDYTIDYFQPLRIGDAYYARTGMLELREKTWRFFHFMLDSNTNQPVARAEVVAVLFDLKARKSIVMPEMVRAAFSKRLVQAQPAE; encoded by the coding sequence TTGAGCAATTTCCGCGAAACCTTCCGCGGCTCGGTCGCCGCCTGGGAATGCGATCAGTACGGCCATATGAACGTGCAGTTCTACACCGCGCGCATCAGCGATGCGGCAGCCAGCGTGATGCTGGCGGCCAATTTCGGACAGAAGGCCTTCAAGGAACTGAAGCTCGGCATCGCCGCAGTGAATGCCGAGACGCGCTTCGTCTCCGAGCTGCATGCAGGCGACCTGATCCGCATGGAAAGCGGCGTCACGCTGGCCGAAGGCAAGAAGATCAAGTTCCATCATCGCGTCTACAATGCCGAGACCGGCGCGCTCTGCATGCAGGCTGATGTGCTGGCGCTGTGTTTCGATCTGGTGCAGCGCAAGTCCGTGCCGCTGCCGGCCGATCTGGAAGAGGGCTTCAAAACCGTGCGTGTCGATGCTGCCGCGCCGGCGCAGCAGGTGGCGATCCCCCCGGTCGAGGATGGCTTTGTGCCCACGGGGCGTTCGCCGGTGCAGCCCTGGGAATGCGACCGCATGGGGCATCTGAACGTGCAGTTCTATCTCTCGCGCTTCGCCGAGGCCGAGAAGCAGCTGTTGCTGGCGCTGGGCTATGGTCCGACGCGGCGTCAGGCCGACAAGGTGGCCGTGCGCCCGCTGAAGCACCGCATCCAGTTCAAGCGTGAGAATCACGAAGGCGCCGTGCTGCGGGCGCGCAGCGGTATCCGCGAGGTCGCCGCTGACCGGCTGTTCCTGTATCACGAACTTTACGAGGCCGAGACGAACACACTGTCTGCCACCTGTGAAGCGGAAGTGATCCTGGATCGCCTGGATGGCACTGGCCCGCTGGCCCTGCCGGCCGACGTATGTACGGCTGCCGATGCGCTGGCTGTGCTGCTGAAAGCGCCGCCGCCGCCCGCGCCGCATGGCGGCGTGCCGGTGCCGGATGCGCCGGTAGCCGGCATGTATGAGACCGCGCGCGGCGGCGTCGACCGCTGGGAGGCGGAAGAGACCGGCCGCATGGCGACGCGTTTCTACATGGGCTGCTTCTCGCAGGCGGCGGGCAATATGCTGGCCGGCGGCGACCTGACGGCCGACAAGATGCGCGAGCATAACATCGGCTCGGCGGCACTGGATTACACCATCGACTATTTCCAGCCGCTGCGGATCGGCGATGCCTATTACGCCCGCACCGGCATGCTGGAACTGCGGGAAAAGACCTGGCGCTTTTTCCATTTCATGCTCGACAGCAACACAAACCAGCCGGTGGCGCGCGCCGAGGTGGTGGCCGTGCTGTTCGACCTCAAGGCCCGCAAGTCGATCGTGATGCCCGAGATGGTGCGCGCGGCGTTTTCCAAGCGGCTGGTGCAGGCGCAGCCGGCGGAATGA
- a CDS encoding TetR/AcrR family transcriptional regulator produces MPAEVIEKKAVDKKAGRREAVRAFKREAILQAARKIFARDGLDGATLRAIATEAGIAVGTVYLHYPAKEALYAELLAGSLAELQKHLRDAVAKAVAHEQLMAGALAFYDFYRQRPDDLYLGLYLGQGFQPTGLTPELDRLLNGRLIQCYTVLSDAMRHIAPVEAENLRAETVSLAAATGGALMLETTGRLKILGDTGEAVVRRHVEALVQRLRGRA; encoded by the coding sequence ATGCCCGCTGAGGTCATCGAGAAAAAGGCCGTCGATAAGAAGGCTGGCCGGCGCGAGGCCGTCCGCGCCTTCAAGCGCGAGGCGATCCTGCAGGCGGCGCGCAAGATTTTCGCCCGCGACGGCCTGGATGGCGCGACCTTGCGCGCCATCGCCACCGAAGCCGGAATCGCCGTCGGCACGGTCTATCTGCATTATCCGGCGAAAGAGGCGCTCTATGCCGAACTGCTGGCAGGTTCGCTCGCCGAGCTGCAGAAGCACCTGCGCGATGCCGTCGCCAAAGCGGTAGCACATGAGCAGCTGATGGCGGGCGCGCTGGCGTTTTATGACTTCTACCGTCAACGCCCCGATGACCTCTATCTCGGGCTTTATCTGGGGCAGGGCTTCCAGCCGACTGGCCTGACGCCTGAACTGGATCGTCTGCTCAACGGCCGTCTGATCCAGTGCTACACAGTGCTGAGCGATGCCATGCGCCACATCGCTCCGGTGGAAGCGGAAAACCTGCGGGCGGAAACGGTTTCCCTTGCGGCAGCCACCGGCGGGGCGCTGATGCTGGAAACCACCGGGCGACTGAAAATCCTCGGCGATACCGGCGAGGCGGTGGTGCGTCGTCATGTCGAGGCGCTGGTTCAAAGATTGCGTGGTCGCGCCTGA
- a CDS encoding crotonase/enoyl-CoA hydratase family protein, with amino-acid sequence MSESEPFVLYERDGRIARITLNRPEHLNAIHETTPDLLRAAVERANQDDNVHVILLSGAGRAFCAGYDLKEYAEAPRPVKGSQDMPWDPLVDYQWMRHSTDCFFSLWRSLKPVVAKIHGYAVAGGSDIALCCDLVVMAEDAKIGYPPARIWGCPTTAMWVYRLGAEKAKRMLLTGDLIDGKTAKDYGLVIDTVPADQLDAHVEALVARIASVPKNQLMMQKLMVNQAYDNMGLNSTQTLATLFDGITRHSPEGVAFKARCEQVGFKAAVKERDGGDPLAWKNAR; translated from the coding sequence ATGTCCGAGTCAGAGCCTTTCGTACTCTATGAACGCGATGGCCGCATCGCCCGCATCACGCTGAACCGGCCCGAGCATCTCAACGCCATCCACGAAACCACGCCGGACCTGCTGCGCGCCGCCGTCGAGCGCGCCAACCAGGACGACAATGTGCATGTGATCCTGCTGAGCGGGGCGGGGCGCGCCTTCTGCGCCGGCTACGACCTGAAGGAGTATGCCGAGGCGCCGCGCCCGGTGAAGGGCAGCCAGGACATGCCCTGGGACCCGCTGGTTGATTACCAGTGGATGCGGCATTCCACCGACTGCTTCTTCAGCCTGTGGCGTTCGCTCAAGCCCGTGGTGGCCAAGATCCACGGCTATGCGGTGGCGGGCGGCAGCGACATCGCGCTGTGCTGCGACCTCGTCGTGATGGCCGAGGATGCCAAGATCGGCTATCCGCCGGCGCGCATCTGGGGCTGTCCGACCACGGCGATGTGGGTCTATCGCCTGGGCGCCGAGAAGGCCAAGCGCATGCTCCTGACCGGCGACCTGATCGACGGCAAGACAGCAAAAGACTACGGCTTGGTGATCGATACCGTGCCGGCCGACCAGCTGGATGCCCATGTCGAGGCACTGGTGGCGCGCATTGCCAGCGTGCCGAAGAATCAGCTGATGATGCAGAAGCTGATGGTGAATCAGGCCTATGACAATATGGGGCTGAATTCGACGCAGACGCTGGCGACGCTGTTCGATGGCATCACCCGGCATTCACCCGAGGGCGTCGCCTTCAAGGCGCGCTGCGAGCAGGTCGGCTTCAAGGCCGCCGTGAAGGAACGCGATGGCGGCGATCCGCTGGCGTGGAAAAATGCCCGCTGA
- a CDS encoding GNAT family N-acetyltransferase has translation MTNSAPALSITAARTPDDIAEVRRLFQAYAQSLDFSLCFQGFDEELAGLPGKYAAGSRGALLLAKVNGDAVGVVGLRGLNDGIAEMKRLYIDPAGRGHNFGRALTDAVLAEARRFGYRAIRLDTFPSMVAANRIYDTLGFRDIPPYYDNPLSGARYRELDL, from the coding sequence ATGACCAACTCAGCCCCCGCGCTTTCCATCACCGCCGCTCGCACCCCCGACGACATCGCCGAGGTACGCCGGCTTTTCCAGGCCTATGCGCAGTCGCTGGATTTCAGCCTCTGCTTCCAGGGGTTCGACGAGGAACTGGCCGGTCTGCCCGGTAAATACGCGGCGGGTTCACGCGGCGCCCTGCTGCTGGCCAAGGTGAATGGCGACGCCGTCGGTGTGGTCGGCCTGCGCGGTCTGAATGATGGCATCGCCGAGATGAAGCGGCTTTATATCGACCCCGCGGGGAGGGGCCATAATTTCGGCCGCGCGCTGACCGATGCCGTCCTGGCCGAGGCCCGCCGCTTCGGCTACCGCGCCATCCGGCTGGATACCTTCCCCTCGATGGTGGCGGCCAACCGCATCTACGACACTTTGGGATTTCGCGATATCCCGCCTTATTACGACAATCCGCTGTCTGGGGCGCGCTATCGCGAGCTCGATTTATGA